The stretch of DNA CGGGCGTACGGAAGACGAAGAGGGTGGCTCTACTAATCTCAGCCGTCGGTTTCGATGCAGCGCGATTTACCGACCGTTGGAGTGTGTCGATACGGGACGGTAGAAACAGTTTCTTTCGATCCTTTTGCATTTGAATTTTACGGGGGAATTTCAAGAGCCACAAAAGTGGCATCGAGTTAAGAGAAGGTTTGGCAAACTACAATTCTGCAGCATTGAGCCAAACACAGTTAAAGAATGTACCGAACATCTAAAGTATGACCAAAAAGATGTTCTTAACTTTGGCAAAAGTCTAGAGAAATACCTAAATTATGAATAGGGATTTAGAGTGTTCATAGTATTGCTTGGAACCACCAGTAAGACTTTTGAACTGAACCATTCCACTAGACTATCATGGCCAAACGCAGACATATAGGGCCTAGCCACACTTGAGAGGTCATTTTAACTTCTCGGCCAAAGAAAGGGAAACACCATTGTTGCAGTTGATCCATCGCTGCCGAACCCCTCCATAGAACAAAGCGGCGACAGCTAGTTCAGCTGAGTAGCTGACAGCTCACGCACAAAACGAAAAGGAGGCCCCGTCGTCCATGCCCTGGCCCAACAGCTATCGATCAACAAATATCTGGGGCTCCCAGTCCATAGCTCACGAACAGAGGTAACCTGCTGTTCGGTCGGAGCATCGGAGAGGGGTGTATTTGTTTCAGGGCACAGGTGGTGTTTTGACAGCAGCGGCTCATGCACCGCAGATCCACCTGTGAAGAGAAAGCAAGGGGAGAAAGGAACTTGTCGTGCTGATGAATCTTCAGATACGTTTCGTCCAAAACTCAAACAGTAGATGGAGAGAGATGATTCATTCTCCCTTTTCTGTTGGTGCTTTCCTTTTTGGCAAGTTGTTCTCAATTCTGTCATTTGCCCCTTCGTCTGCGACACGACGTGTGTGCTTCACGCAGGGGCGATCACGAAGTACACGCTACGGCGGCATCACAGTTGGATGCGATGCGTAGCAACGTACCGGCAGCTGCACTTGGTTGAGCAACCACTTCAAGGTACAGTATATCATGTACTCCGCCAAAGTAGTGGCTGTAACTTCCTTCGTTGGACATTAAGCTTCAGTCTCCTTTCCTTCGAGCTGTTAACAAAAGCTTTTGGATTCTAGATGCAAAGGATAGTGGCAAACATTATCATACCTTGCATCAAATCACACACAATCACATAGATGAATTCTTGCTTATCATATGAACAGAATTAGTCAAAagtgaaggaaaaaaaaagagccGACAGAAGAAAGGAAGAACAATAGACAGACAATACATAGTGTACCATTCAATAAACACAACTCGGAGCAAAACCGTTACACCATATGAAGTGTTCTAGCGCTACCATACCAGGGGGCCTTACCTGCATCGCAACATCACAAAATCTGGAAAACTAGCACACGGGATGGAAAAGAACAGGGGGGTGGCTCCAACCTGGTCTTATTCGTCATATGACAAACTATAGGTGTATTTCAAAAGCATAAACATCTTGCTCGCCTATATGTATGTAGGCACCAATAACTGGTGATGCTACAGGCTACAAACTTTTCTCAGCTCGTGCTGGAACCAAAACCCAAAGTAGAAGTCGAAGGCTGTACACGTTTCTCTCTGTCACACACAAGACCAACCTCAGCAACCAGTCCGTAGAAAAGGAGAGTGGGTGTGCCTCACACTGTCATTCGCCAGCTCTTGGCGCTGCAAGGAAAAGGAGAAATGGACTAGTTATAACACAAGTCACCACCAAAGCTCTGCAAAACAAGGTTCAGAAGATGATAGCACATACCCAAGTTAACCACCTCGGAGCTTTTCATCAGACGAAGACGTTGACAGGTTTCCACAAACATTCTGTAGTGAGATATTAGAGAGGTCAGGATCATCTGGGAGACTAGGGGGGTCAATTTTTGAGAGACACTTTTTCTAAAGGGTATAAAGAGAGCATATATCTTTACAGTTGTCTCAATGTTTGTGTGATGCTCTGGTTTGTTGAAACCTAACTAGAAAATGTAAAGAAGGTATCAACTAATTTAGGTTTGTGCCATTCTCCAACTCCCTAGACAAGGAATCTACAGACCGAGGCAAGTAATAACACAGTGGGAATCCAAGTTTGTCCAAAAGATATTAGTAGCCTTAACCTGAAATGTTATACCAGAATCAAGCAAGCATTACAACCTATCCAGAGCAGCTTATTCAATCAACTTTAAAGGAGAAGTAACGATTTATTTAGGTTTGTGGCATGCTCAAACTCCATAGTTAAGAATCTTAGCTCCTACAGACCTATGGCTGTAGTTTCTATCCAGAATCTAACGTTTGGTAAAAAGATATTTAAGAAAAGTATAAGAAACGGTTGAGCACAAACAAACAAAACCATCAAAATTAGCCCTAACCAAAAAGGTTATGCCAAAAACAGGCAAGCAGTGCAACCTCATCCAAAGCAGCTTCAACTAACTTTATTCTTTATATATGCACATGCTTATCTATTTCTGGTGAGACAAATACATCAACGCAATTCAGCCAGTCAGTTATATAAGAAATAAGAAAACGAGAGTTTGTTGAGCCTACTGGTATAAAAAGAACACATGatggggggggtgggggggggggaagcAACAGCAAGGGAACTCCTATGATTGAACTACTGGCCACCAGATAGAAATTCCCAAAGAGAGTGCACAAGCCCAGTTGTCAACTGCCATGGATAATCTCCCATTATCTATCACCCTTAGAAAGTTAATTAAATTGAGTTAACTATATACTTGAAGCTCTTAGCAAATAAGGGACAACAGATTGCTTTTTGAACACAACCCAAAAACTACTGGTGATTACATTTCTAGCTGGTCTTAAATCGTTTCCACCATCATTATGTTCTCAGGGGTCAGAAAAATGAAATGGTTGAGTGCACTTATGTGGAGATGGAGTAGACAATTTCAGGCCTTATCGCAGCTGTCCTATCCGATTGAAAAGATATATTCCGAGAGGCTCCAAGATCCACAAAGCAAATAACATTACAAGTCAAGAATACACTACAGTTTATGAATCCAGGACCAGCAAATACTAGTCAGATCCAACCAATATGCCAATTGATATCTCATAGCAGTGGAAACCGATGGGCTATGCCCATGATTCCCTGGCCAACAACGGAAAAGTTTGCCCACAAACAATCACAATATGTCAATCACTACAGTTTATGAATCCAGGACCAGCAAATGCTAGTCAGATCCAACCAATATGCCAATTGATATCTCATAGCAGTGGAAACCGATGGGCTATGCGCATGATTCCCTGGCCAACAACGGAAAAGTTTGCCCACAAACAATCACAATATGTCAATATCCAATTAAGGGATTGATCCTAATTCCCATATACTCTCAGATCGATCATTAACTGAATCCAAACTAACTAGTTCCCCCGCCAAACCTCAAATCAACCCTAAAAGACGTCACGATTCTATTATAAGCTGTCTTGATGAACTTAAACAATATGATTTTTATTTCGGTTAAAAGAATAACTAAGAATTACAGCGAGGAAGGAGCTCGAATTAAAGCTGACCTCCAGGGGACGTCTCCGACGAGCATCCAGTCGCCGTCCTTGTCCTCGTACGTCGGCACGCACTCCGCGCCGCTCACGACGTCGACGAGCTCCATCTCCTCGTTCGCCCCCCGGCCTGCACACATCCATGCTCTATGAAAATGGTCGCGCGACAGGGAAGACGCAGGGGGCACAAGCAGCAGGCTCCGGCGGCGATGCACTCACGGATGGTGAAGTGGGCGGTGAACTTGTCCTGGAGCGCGGCGAGCAGCTGGTCGTAGCCCGCGTACGCCTCGAGGTCCACCTTGCGCTGGTACGGCGCGCCGGCCACGGCCACCTTGACGAACTTGACCTTGTTTGGCCGGCGCCGAACCGGCGGCCACCCCACCACCCGCGGCCTGCACCCAGCACGAACGAACGGAccaatcaatcaatcaatcacGCCCAAGTCCCAGTTCCCCCACCCACGAGGCCGCAGGAGTCTCGCGCGCGAGCGTACCTgttggagggcggcggcgcgtcgtggGCGCGCGGGGAGCGGCTGCGGGCGCGGTCGGCCGGGTCGGAGGTGGAGTCAGCGCGCTTGCGGTCGGGGTCGGAGCCCGGGGGGC from Panicum hallii strain FIL2 chromosome 3, PHallii_v3.1, whole genome shotgun sequence encodes:
- the LOC112884764 gene encoding auxin-responsive protein IAA1-like, with the protein product MSEEPARSSTESSAASSGLDFEDTKLRLRPPGSDPDRKRADSTSDPADRARSRSPRAHDAPPPSNRPRVVGWPPVRRRPNKVKFVKVAVAGAPYQRKVDLEAYAGYDQLLAALQDKFTAHFTIRRGANEEMELVDVVSGAECVPTYEDKDGDWMLVGDVPWRMFVETCQRLRLMKSSEVVNLAPRAGE